A window from Candidatus Angelobacter sp. encodes these proteins:
- a CDS encoding DUF1326 domain-containing protein translates to MKMKLSVVMLMLAATPMFATQPNVPAISGDYLEVRSCDVYTGPCFANAEMGLSGREGMLVWSVREGAWKGVKLDGLNVIAVVRTDGTLGDLRYQPRSGKAVLVVDAAATRKQRDALVDFARAMAGGLIQEVAGVKTAPMQVALGTCDGRGCASVKAGDLVQITTRCLGSKDHLCGNEETFYPPLTRVTGAYPVFTELASFDGRGLNLTWAMVEKRNAFLGHFER, encoded by the coding sequence TGATGCTGGCGGCGACCCCGATGTTCGCCACCCAACCAAATGTGCCGGCGATTTCCGGCGATTATCTCGAAGTGCGTTCGTGCGATGTGTACACCGGACCTTGCTTTGCCAACGCGGAAATGGGCCTCAGCGGCAGGGAAGGCATGCTGGTCTGGTCGGTGCGCGAAGGCGCCTGGAAGGGCGTCAAACTCGACGGGTTGAACGTCATCGCAGTCGTGCGCACGGACGGCACGCTCGGTGATTTGCGCTATCAACCGCGCAGCGGCAAAGCCGTGCTCGTGGTTGACGCGGCGGCGACGCGGAAGCAACGTGACGCCCTGGTGGATTTTGCCCGCGCGATGGCAGGCGGCCTCATCCAGGAGGTCGCCGGAGTGAAGACCGCGCCCATGCAAGTGGCGCTTGGAACGTGCGACGGCCGCGGGTGCGCCTCGGTGAAGGCGGGCGACCTGGTCCAGATCACGACCCGCTGCCTGGGCAGCAAGGACCATCTCTGCGGCAACGAGGAGACTTTTTACCCGCCGCTGACTCGAGTGACCGGTGCGTATCCGGTGTTCACAGAGCTGGCTTCGTTCGACGGGCGCGGACTGAATTTGACCTGGGCCATGGTCGAGAAACGCAATGCGTTCCTCGGTCATTTCGAGCGGTAA